The DNA segment TTTTCATTTGACAAGAGCAATCTAAatgtaagatattttttttaggatatacGTTGAGTCTACATGTTTTCTTGTCTTCTCATGTCTTCTCacccaccatgtttttttttgtatatgtgaTTTCAGCTGGTGAACCGTATGCGTTTGTGTGTGGAAAACTTCAGTTCTTTTTTAtgcgtttttatgtttttggtcCTCGGGGTGCGCTCCGGACTGCAGCCCCCCGTCATGACACTGTCCTCTTGAACCCTGAAGCTGTCTGACTCCCTCTGCAAGCTATGGCTACCTTACACAGTCACTTTGGCACATTGTGACTTTGGCATATATGTCAAATAGGCAACCAAGAATGAGAAGTGAAAGCTTAAATGTATTCACTTTTGGGACTTCTCCTCTTAACATGAAGTCACATTTTGTTCAACAAGTAAATGCACTTGATGTATATGCCAAATCACTCAATTTATGTGTCTGTAGTCGTGGATTCTGTTGGGTTCAGAGGTGTTGTGGAGTGGATACAGCTACCCTTCTCTCTAATCCCTTCTTGCTAAAGACTGTTTCTGCATGTGTCTATTAACAAGTCCAAAACAAGGCTGATCTATTGAAACAAGGCAAACCTACCCCAGATTGCAACAAATTTTATATTAGTGCGTTGGcaaaacattttgacatttctctttttttttccctctacaaacacaaaacattgcCTTTTCTGTTTTACAGCTCAGAAAAGTTCAAGTCTAACCCCCGAGTTTTCTCCTCCCCATTTGCATGCCTTCATTTTGTGATGGTGAATTGTGGCCTTTcaagttttaaaatattgtaacTCATTAATCCGTGGCTTAACTTTTAAGTGTCTAAAAGGGTTTAGATGTGTACACTCACCGGAAACTCTTTTACGGGCTTTTGCATAAAAGGTCAAAGTTTCAAAGTcagttcctgttgatttgggggtcaccgtttgttgattttgggtggtGGTCTCTCAATTATCAAATTGATACTCCACGTACATTTTACCGAAAGAAACCTATCATTTATGTATACAAAGCCTTTTCTCACAAATAACAACACGCATGTTGTACTCCAACTTTAAAGCTAATTTAGGCACAAGAAGGGTAAACATGAACAGAGCCCCTAATCTGGCGCTGCGCCATTGGACATAACTGCAAATAAAAGCTTAGTTACGATCACATCTATGTACCTAAAGGGGTTTCCGGTGAGTGCAGATATTTTTAGGGAATACAGAAAGAATACGGAATGCATATGTGGCATGTTGAACTTAAACTCCTGGAAGAGTTTGGTCCAGGTGTGTGGAACCCGTGCATGGCGTCATTGTCCAGTCCAGCATGGCCGCGACTGGCGTCAGACCGTGTAGCAGCATGGCCAGAGAATGAGGGAGATAGATAGTGAGACCCGTAGGAAGCAGACAATGCTGGTCATATGTGTGGACAGTTTAACCTTCTAACTGCTGAATTGTATTGCGAAACAGAGCAAATGACCTGCATCTTGGCGAGCAGACCCCTGGCTTTGCGCTCCTAACCATGACGGCTGTATCTATCTTCACAGGGGGACGGAATACATCAGATCAGAGAGGCGCTCAAGATCTTAGCTGAGAGGGTTTTGATCCTCGAGACTATGATCGGTATTCATGGTGAGTAGGAGGCCTGAGGCAGGTTCAGTTTAAGGCAGGGGTCAAGGTAGGGGGCTCAAACTCCCACTGCACCTCACCAACTGGGACGGGGAGTGGGAACAGTCACGAGCAGCCCCCAGGAATcaggctgtttttttccacacaccCCCCTCACACGGCACCCCCTGTCACTGCTCTCTGATAGGACTTTAGCTTGCAGATGTTCCGCGACTTGCAGGCCGAGCTTGAGCTTCTGGCTCGTAGGGTGACGCTGCTGGAAGCCATCATCTGGCCAGGTAACGATGAGACATCCTCTCCCGCAGCTCTGCCGGCCCTCGATTAGAAACACGCGCAAACGATCCGATCGAGAAAGTTTAGGGAGTGTCGGAAACATCAAGTGCCAGATTGTGAAATCCTCCTTAACTGCGGAATGATGTCATTATTTTCCTAAATCAGTAGATGTTTTGTAGAAATCAAATTTTTGCttccccatttttctttttggagaCTTTTACAATCAAGAAATGATTCGTTTGGTGCGTACATTCTTTGTATTGATTTCAATTCTTGAAAAATTGTGTActagtgtgtgtatatttaatgtGATAGTCTGGAGAGTTGTGCTGCAACTACAACAAACTAAATACTTGATAATTGCAGTAATAGGTGTACTTTTGTAcagttagtgtttttttgtaacttaAATTGCTTTTGTTGAGGAGATGTAAATAGATGAGATGCTTCTTTCCGGACAACTATAACGTTTCTCAATGCATATCTTGTTTTATAATAGATTCCATTGCCGAGTAGGAAGGAAATACAGTTAGTTCAGTGTATGTAGATGTGTTGTTGCAGCCCTACTCGCCAGATGCATTTAATGGCAGTATCTAGAAGAAAGGGCGTTTTATAGGCCTTTTGAATTAAGGAACGTGGTCCCAATTTAGtcatttgagttaaaaaaaaaattaaaacaatcaagACAACAGCGTGCACATGGCCAAACAGTGCTGGGCAGGGAGGCCTGTTCCAACTGCTGTCTTTCTTCAACAGAACCTGATCTAGGCTCTGGGGATGGACCATTTGGCACAGTCTCCCCTAGTTTCTACAGAGATAAGCGAGCAGGTGCGCTTCCATATCGACTTGCTTCTCCTCTGTCTTCCGACACCAAGGTTCGAGGGAAGTAGCCAACTCACCCATCTGGGGACTGCAGGCTTTGGTTGGCTTACCTTCCTATAGTCGCATCGGCACTCAACACTTGATCGATAGCCTTTTTTGTGGGGGCTTTCCTGTGAGATTTAGGTCGTGGGACACCTCAGGGAAACACCAATCATACTCCAGGCATGTCCTCCTGCACTTGAGACAACTAGTTTGTCGCCCCCCTATCACCACGTAAACACTTCAGGCTGCAGCTCACTGGGTCTCACACGTTTGATAAAAGGAAACTCGGAATCACCGGTGGTGCTCCTTGGGCAATAAGGGTCATTTCTTGTGAAGTTGTAACTTGAGAGACAGGACTTTCTTTTGTTATTCTTTCTCAATGTAACACAAATGAGATACCTTGAGATACCTTGAGATACCGTTATTTAACTATATTGAGCATGCACAATTTTCAAGACTCGACAGTAAAACCTCTATTAGTACTATTCATTTTATTACTATATCGCTTATATTGTTCAAATCAGTGTTATGTAGTGCACAGAAAGCACAGCCGTCAAAACTTTAGCCAAgatgtgtttttatgtgtgtataaagtgttttaaaagttaaatgcaacctgaaaaaaagttaaagtatACTACAACATattcacatttgttttagatttcAACATTGAGGAAATGGCAAAACTGGAACCACTGTTACagtatgtttgtgtgttgacCTAATAGacaacttttccttttttttaatcatcgtAAATCAAACTTATTGTGAACGTATTTAAAATTGTCATGGGTAGTTTGTTTTTTATGCTGGTATATAAACATTtgctattttgattttttttatttttgcaaatgtgTCAGTGTTAATGTAATCCTGTCTCCTGATGATCGCTGtaataaaacaatgttcactgtttttttttaaatttattttgaccatACAATGTTACATACTGTCAAGTTcttgtattattttcatttttttgccccaaCTTGAAAAAGGGCCCCAATTTTCTCACAGCATGAATAACTCAAAATCTTTATCCACTTTACAATTTTATTGAAGTTTGTGGTGAGAGAGAATGATTAGGTTAAAAACCTTAAAGAAGGAAGCATGTGACAACATTCAAGTTAAAGGAAAGTACAAAGAATGCAACTTATTATTGTGGGAAACAAACTTGGCATCAATCAGCTGAAATCTAATTGGTACTTAAATTTGATCCTACCACTTGCGTATGATTGGGAACTGAAGGGTATCTTTGGTTCCTTGGTTGCCTGTTTTGTCCTgtccttttagttttttaaataacatgggCCGCCTGATGGTAAAGTGGTTTCCTCGCCTGACTTCTGTGCGGGCAGACCAGGCCTGATTCCCGCTGttggcggtgtgattgtgagagcaaatggttgtttgtctctctgtgtgccctatggctgactggcgaccagtctagggtgtagtctaaaTTCCAACATCACTCGGCCTCCAAAAGTGGCGCCGTTTTCTTCCTATTGGCTGTAACCACAGCCTGCTCTCCAACACGGTCATCTAGGAGTAGGGAGATAGCGCCATCTAGCTTTTTCGAGGCTGCCAGCGCCACTACAGCTTTTTCTGTGGGGAAGCCCATCTTCTCCAACTGCTGGAGCCTAGTGGGGGAGTAAAATGTACATGATGGCCAAATCAAAACGTACAATGCGGGGATTTTTGTAGTAGTACCAAACCTCAGTGCAGACACGGAAGATTTGGGGACTTCGACTTTTCGATTCACTTCATCTGGCACATCCTTTAAGGAGGCAAGTATTCCGGCCCTCAGCATCTGTTCCTCCAAGACTTCTGCATCAAACTCTTGGCTCAATGGAGACAGTGGCTCACCCCAGAGATTGTGGTTCAATGTTGATGGCTCCTCAGTGGCAGGTGAACTCACACGATCTCTTTGTACAAACAGAGATGGTTACTTACTTAGACTTTTAAGATGCGCTCGAAATCAGCGAACAAAAGATCTTAAATATGgttaaggtgtgtgtgtgtgattattCAGTGGATAAAATACATTGACTTACATCCGTGAGGACCTGTAGGTTGGCAGTCTAAGTCTGCACAAAGTGGGAATATACAACCAATTTGGAATGAAAGTCAGGAGATTGGCTTCCTCAAGCTCCTGTAGCATCCCAATTAAGATGGGACTATCTGAAAGGTTTGTTAAGTGTATAACAAGACgccatttgaaaatgtaaaattttctGGGAGTGGTTCAGAGGCTGTCCCCCCTTATTGAGCAGTACTTTTCTATTTTTAcaaaggaatatttttatttttccaaaaagccTTGTCATTCTGAAATTCAAAAGCTCCGATTCTTGCAAAGTGGTGAGTTCTCGTCTATAAAAAGGATACAGTTGTGACCAATACATATTGCACAGAAATTAAGCAGGGCAGGAGTCTCTGGCAGCACGATCAGACACAGCAGAAGCAGCAACCAAGGCAGAATCCAAACTGGCAAGTAACCTTGCACTCGCCTCTTTGTCAAGGAACGGCACTGGGCTGTAAACATTGCCAGATGAATGGCAGCATATCCACAGATCCGGCTGGTCTGAAGACGGAATGCAAAGATGATCAAGGTGTAAATAAGAGGTAGTACAGTCATCGTCAAGGTGGAGAGGCCAAGGTAGGCGACCGTTCCCCAACGACGCTCCTGACATGGCCCAAAGAGCAGCAGTAGAGAAACGCTGGCTAGTAGAGAAGGTAAATCGTCATGATTGAGAGCGTACAGGACCACATCTAGAAACACAAGGGTTGCGATTAATGGATTTTAGGGCATTATGACAGGAAACACCATTCTGTTAGTGAATGGATACCTCTCAAATGGGGTAAATTTCCACCCCGACCGATAGTGAGACTGGCTTGGGCCCCTGCAGCATAAACCAAGGAGGTGAGACCCACCAGCAAGGTCGTTCCTAGAAAGAATCCTGGACGATCCGGTCCGCACCATAATGAAAATACACGATAACGCATGACCTCCTAAATGATTTGTCTTATAAATTCTCTCATATAAATTGTTTGATATTTTGTAGCCTCCATAAGTTTATGTGAATAAAAGATGTCGAAAAACATCCACGATCTGTAAGAATGCCCTTATGTTTATTAGTGCACTGCTTAGTCTGGTATTGTTTTGATGACTACTTTTGCTACGTCATACAACGCACTTCTTCGCTAGCAATTGACAAACATGGTTTTATACTGCCACCTAGTGGGAGTTTTGAGAATGGCATAGGCACATAGGTTGCCGgccaatttattattttaagatgCGAGATGAATTGCGTGGAAATGCTTTATTTTCTCTCCCTTGCAGGACTTCCTGGGGTTGTTTTATCTTACTATTAATTTGGAGGGAATTTAGTCAAATTTAGGAAACGAGGCACCCAAAAAAGAACGATGATATGGATTACgtattgtatttttgtacaaatccaaaaattaatgtataaataaaGCTCACGAGCGCTGTTATCGTCACATACAGAAACGTGTTTCGAAAGGCACTCATGTAGTAGTTGTGTTGATTGCATTTGTAGGTCAACCCAGTTATCGCgttattttcccaaaatgaaTCTGCTGTCTCGCGATGTTTCCTGGTTGTTGCGCATTCAAAGGCGTCTCTCCAACAATCAACTTTGTCCAGTCGTCTCTTACGGAGCACATAAAATGGCGTCAGCTCCTGGTAAGTGTGCCGTTTGGAgaattttaattgttattagaTCAGACATCTTGAGTGATATTTTATCTTACCCATTTATAAAGTAGATCTGGCCGttgaatttgtgtttttagCTGGTTTTAAGTCAGATTCCCCTCGCTTAGAATTGGCGCCCGGCAAAGGCCTAACCTATTTCATTGACGCACGACGATTTCCCCTTCCTTTCTTAAATTTGACGATCTTTAGGCCTTTGATCACATTTTGGATAGAAATTAACTTACGCGTATGATTTGTGGAGAATTAGTTGGGGCCCCCTTTGTTTTTGCAATCTACTTGGGCTCCCCTGAATGGCCCCGAAACGGCGGGCTGATTGGGCGTGATGTTAGCTTAGCAGTCTGGCTTCTTTATACCCAAAGCTAAAGTTTACCGTtggtaaaacatgtttttcccccAACAGATTACAGCTCTTACAGCCAATCCGCTTCTCAGCCGGGGTAAGTGCCAACCTTTTTTGTGTTCATTACACCTTGTCCACATTCGCGTAAGCGATCTGTTCATTGTTAAGCAACCACATGGGCTTCATGACTTGACTATTGTCTTCTGATTCCTCCACTTTCCAGGTATGCATCTTATGCTGCTCCGGCCTCACAAACCTATGGACAGTCTGCCCAGGTaaaatattggtgtattttcatCTTTCTCAAATGCCCATAAATTTGTGCATTGTCAACTGGACCTATTTAACTCATTCGTTGTTATTGACGGCGATGGAattcaaatacaattttaatggGAATGACAGGGCAGCCCCACCCACCCATACTACAATAACGTTGGGgtttgcaataacaatgtgcaatattttagaatttaccttgacGACCATGACTTTTTGTAATACTTGTTTTTACTGAGAAatacgcactttgtggagtagcaccactaattttgttatacacagctgttgtataatgacaaaagagtccttttgatttgattgattacGCCCAAGCCCAAGCTTCTTTCTATTATCACATGACCGCCATGCTCGTAACAAACTTGACTTTATAAAACATAAAGCCCATACTTGTTCAAAGCAATGGTCATAAAGAAAAGCCAGTTCTATAAAACTAACCacccaatgcaaaaaaatggctttctgACACTATTTTGCTTTCAATCTACAGCAGAGCTACGGCCAGCAAAGTTATGGATCGTATGCCCAGCCTGGCGCTGCTGCCACCGCTGCTGCTGACAGCACCTACGCCCAGGCTACCCCCACTCCTGGAAGTTACACTCAACAGCAGCCCCCACAGCAGTACAGCTCCTCCTACGGCCAGCCAGCCCAAGGTCTGTGATCAGGATAGGCGGTTAGAGCTCTTCGGGGAAT comes from the Stigmatopora nigra isolate UIUO_SnigA chromosome 22, RoL_Snig_1.1, whole genome shotgun sequence genome and includes:
- the LOC144215325 gene encoding rhomboid domain-containing protein 3-like; its protein translation is MRYRVFSLWCGPDRPGFFLGTTLLVGLTSLVYAAGAQASLTIGRGGNLPHLRDVVLYALNHDDLPSLLASVSLLLLFGPCQERRWGTVAYLGLSTLTMTVLPLIYTLIIFAFRLQTSRICGYAAIHLAMFTAQCRSLTKRRVQGYLPVWILPWLLLLLCLIVLPETPALLNFCAICIGHNYSPILIGMLQELEEANLLTFIPNWLYIPTLCRLRLPTYRSSRIDRVSSPATEEPSTLNHNLWGEPLSPLSQEFDAEVLEEQMLRAGILASLKDVPDEVNRKVEVPKSSVSALRLQQLEKMGFPTEKAVVALAASKKLDGAISLLLDDRVGEQAVVTANRKKTAPLLEAE